In Kordia antarctica, the following proteins share a genomic window:
- a CDS encoding IS1182 family transposase, with translation MQGKKIYQEKLFNNFQLSDRIPKENFYRRLSSELDLTYLYELTKIYYGSSGQKSIDPVVFFKLCLVGYLENIISDRKLIQHCSLRLDILYFLGYDIDEELPWHSTISRTRQLFPESIFEEVFTRVFMLCVDKGMVSGHTQAIDSAPIKANASMDSLELKVPEEELDAHLSKVRVQSYRDRQVQNKASKEQQVITANDQELKAITSRNKKWAKDQDRRPGAGNKGSRYTSNKTHYSPTDPDARISVKPGKARKLNYMSQLSVDTAHHVISDIKAYHADKRDNQYLQDITIRTQRRLRKGGLLWENLVADTGYSSGENYAFLESQGLKSYIPPHGTYKGGPDDFIYDKESDHYVCPQGKIIPFKKVFYEGVNNNKKKEYRASKKVCIGCPLRSTCLKKSQEKRITITYYVEEYERNIARVHSNQGRYMKRKRQSTVEPVFGTLKEYMGLRKINTLGIKQANKVMHMAAIAYNLKKYLKFVTKMAKSAAKIGNAIFSELKATQNFIATILSHVNYSNVHLLKT, from the coding sequence ATGCAAGGCAAAAAAATCTATCAAGAAAAACTATTCAACAATTTTCAACTAAGTGATCGGATTCCAAAAGAAAATTTTTATCGTCGTTTATCTTCTGAGTTAGATTTAACGTATTTGTATGAACTAACAAAAATCTATTACGGAAGTAGCGGACAAAAAAGCATTGATCCTGTTGTGTTCTTCAAACTATGTTTGGTTGGTTATTTAGAAAATATTATTAGTGATCGTAAGTTGATTCAGCATTGTAGTTTACGCTTGGATATTTTGTATTTTCTGGGGTATGATATTGATGAAGAACTTCCATGGCATAGTACGATAAGTAGAACGCGACAATTATTCCCTGAATCAATATTTGAAGAAGTTTTTACACGAGTTTTCATGCTTTGTGTAGACAAAGGAATGGTAAGCGGTCACACACAAGCAATCGATTCTGCACCAATAAAAGCGAATGCTTCGATGGATAGCTTGGAGTTAAAAGTTCCTGAAGAAGAATTGGACGCACATTTATCCAAAGTTCGGGTTCAGAGTTACCGAGATCGTCAAGTTCAAAACAAGGCAAGTAAAGAACAACAGGTTATTACTGCTAACGATCAGGAACTCAAAGCTATCACATCAAGGAACAAGAAATGGGCAAAGGATCAAGATAGGCGACCAGGCGCAGGCAATAAAGGAAGTCGGTATACCAGTAACAAAACGCATTACAGTCCCACAGATCCTGATGCTCGCATTAGTGTAAAACCTGGCAAAGCAAGAAAGCTCAATTACATGAGTCAACTCAGTGTAGACACCGCACATCATGTGATTAGCGATATTAAGGCATATCATGCTGATAAGAGAGACAATCAGTATTTGCAAGATATAACTATTAGAACTCAAAGACGTTTGCGAAAAGGAGGATTATTATGGGAAAATCTAGTGGCAGATACTGGGTATAGTAGCGGCGAGAACTATGCCTTTTTAGAATCTCAAGGTTTAAAAAGTTACATTCCACCGCATGGTACTTACAAAGGTGGTCCAGATGATTTTATATATGACAAAGAATCGGATCATTATGTGTGTCCACAAGGAAAGATTATTCCTTTTAAAAAGGTATTTTATGAAGGAGTAAATAACAATAAAAAGAAAGAATATCGTGCCTCAAAAAAAGTATGCATCGGTTGTCCACTAAGAAGCACTTGTTTAAAGAAGAGTCAAGAAAAGCGTATTACGATAACCTATTATGTGGAAGAATATGAACGAAACATTGCTAGAGTCCATAGCAATCAAGGACGTTATATGAAGAGGAAACGTCAAAGCACAGTAGAACCAGTATTTGGTACACTAAAGGAATATATGGGACTCAGAAAGATCAATACTTTAGGAATAAAGCAAGCAAATAAAGTAATGCATATGGCTGCTATTGCTTATAATCTGAAGAAATACCTAAAGTTCGTTACAAAAATGGCAAAAAGTGCAGCCAAAATAGGCAATGCTATTTTTTCAGAACTAAAAGCAACTCAAAACTTCATAGCAACTATTTTAAGCCATGTAAATTATTCAAATGTACACTTACTAAAAACCTAA